The Candidatus Defluviibacterium haderslevense DNA window GTTCGTATTGAATTGAAACCATTGTTTTCAGATGCGTCAAATTTTTAAAACGCGACGATAAAATAGCCTTAGTATTTATTCCTAATGAACCATCATTCCAAGTGTCGGTATCATCAAAATGTAAATAGCTTGTAGCACGAGCATCAGGAAGAAAATAGGCTACAATTCCAGATTTCGAAAAGAATAGGATACAGCTGGAAATAATGGAAACGCATAAAATAAATACTAGTAATTTATATCTTTTAGGGTCCATTTATATTTTTGATCAGACAAAGTTATTTAAAAAACCATATATGTTGAAATAATTTATCGATAGGTTAATTGTTCCATTACATTCATTTATAGAAATTGTTGATTGAACAGAAAATAAAAATATATTGTAAATTTCATTTATGTTTGTAGCATCATTTAATTTTATGAAATATTACGCTATATCTTTCATTCTGATATTCACCATTCCTATTTCATCTTATGCAATGAAATATAATATCACCTCCTTTGGTGCAATAGGTGATGGTGTTACACTGAATACTAAAGCTATTCAGAATGCAATAGATCAGGCTTATGCCGACGGTGGTGGCGTGGTCGTAATCCCAGCAGGTAAATTTGTTTCAGGTTCCATCATATTAAAAAGTGGAATTTCTCTTCATCTCGAAAAACGAGCCATATTGTTGGGGAGCATTAATATTTCGGATTATATAAAACTCAACAGATGGAAGGCATTAATCATGGCTGATGGTGTTACGAACATTTCTATAACCGGAAAAGGAACTATTGATGGAAGAGGAGACCAGCTGGCCTTACATATTGACAGCCTATTTTATGCCGGAAAAATCGATAGTCACAATTATTATTTGGCAGAACGAAGATCTTGGGCTGAATTGAGACCTCAGATCATTGAGTTTAATCGTTGCAGTCATATTAAGGTATTGGATGTGCTGATAAAAAATGCAGCATGCTGGGTTCAAACTTATGAGAAATGCAATAACATTATCATTGATAATATTCGTGTCGAAAGCGATGCTTATTGGAATAATGATGGGATTGATATCGTGGATTGTCAACATGTTCGGATCACCAATTGCAAGATCAACTCCTCTGATGATGGTATATGTATTAAATCTGAAGATTTTAGTTTGTCCCAAATTTGTGATAACATTTATATTGCTGATTGCACCATTCGTTCGAGTTCGTGCGCTGTAAAATTTGGAACCTCTTTAGTAAGTGGCGCCCGAAACGTAGTGATCAAAAATATTAAAGTTTATGATACGTATAGATCAGCCATTGCTATCGAATGTACTCAGGGAGGATTTATAGAAAATGTACTCGTCGAAAATATAGTAGCCAAAAACACCGGAAATGCCATTTTTATACGTATTGGAAAAATACGTGGTGCCCCGACTGCAGGTCCTTTGCGAAATGTCATCATTAGAAATATAAAGGTTACTGTACCGTTTAACAAACCGGATATGGCATACAACATCAGAGGTCCGGAATTACCCTATTTTCATAATGTATTCCCTTCATCCATTACCGGGAATCCAGGTGTTTATGTAGAAAACGTGATTTTAGAAAATATTAAAATCATCTATCCGGGCAGAGGACTAAAAGCATATGCCAACATACCCTTATATCGCATAAAAGACGTTCCTGAACTTGAAACGAGCTATCCTGAGTTTTCAATGTTTGGCGAATTACCGGCATGGGGATTCTATGTAAGACATGTTAAAGGATTAACATTTAAAAACATAAACCTGAGTATCAAAGATCCCGATTATCGTCCAGCCATGGTGTTTGATGATACACATCAATTGAGAATAGAATCCCTAAAGGTTATTGGTGATAATAAACCAAATCCTATATTCTATAAGGATACCAGTAAAGTGGAATGCATTAATTTGAAAGTTCAATTGAAAAAATAATAGAATTGAAAAATCTTCAAATCTTAGTTTAATACAATTATTATTACAGACAAAGAAATAAACAAAAATCCAAACTTAATTTATAAGCTATTAAACTTACTTGTACAAAAACAAAAATCCCCTTACTCGTTAAAATAAGGGGAAAGATGGTTTTTAGGATCGTTATACTATCACAATTTTATAAATGATCTTTGATAAGTATGCTTTTGGCTATCTTGAAGTAGTAAAGTATACATACCTGCAGGTATTTTCGATACAGAAATAATCTCACCATTTACATATGTTCCACTTGCAATTTTAAGACCTTCTATGGAAATTATTGTATAATATCCATTCTCGATTTCGGATTCACAAATAAGCTCCTCAATTATTGGATTAGGATAAATTTTTAATGTATTCTTTTTGATATCTGACAAACGATTAACTTCATGTTGCGAATAATGAAAACTAATTAGATTTCGAGATCCCCATTCTCCAGTTGCTTTTTTTTGTTCATAATAGGCTACAGCTAGTGGTCTCCCATTAGAAAAAGCGTCGAATTGAAATAATAAATAGAAAATATCCAATACAGGTAGAATTAATTGACTGCCTTTAACTGATTCATCAAAATTGTTGAGAAATAAATTAATATTGACCCAAGCTTGTTTTGTTTTGCTCCAGGAATAAATTAAAATTTTGGTTGGATTTTTAGCTTGTGAATAACTGACTTCAAAGAGTTCTACATTCAACCAAGTAGAATTTTGTCGGTCCCAATCGAGTTCTAATTGGCTAGTTTTTAAGCCAAAAGCATCATAGGTAGTTTGAATCCGACTATCGTTAATGAAAGTTGATGCATTAAAATCCCATGAATACCTAGTTTGTTCAATTAATTTGTTACTTAAGTTGTAAATAAAAATGGTTTTATCATCTTCATTCCAGGTTTCTAAACTAGCATCCCAATCAAAGTTAAGGTCTTCAATTAAATTTCCTGAACCATCATATTGATATACGTTTTTACTATAATTAACCCAGCTCATTCCATCATGGTCTGATACAACAGCAACTGCTACCTTGTCATTAATTATGGTATATTCACTTTTTTCATCCAAGCTCCAGATTCCTGAATCAAATATATAGCTCGAATCTTTAACTAATATACCTTTAGAGTTATATTCATTCAATACTTTTGAGTTTATGTCGAATGAATTGGTTTGACTATTCCAATCTCCACTTTGAGTTTCTATGATCTGGTTTTTTGTATTGTAATAGAAAACAGCGTGAATAAATCCCATCCATTTTTTGTTGAGATTATCCCACAAATAAAAGTTTAAGACAGTGTTTCGCTGCTTTGCATCATAAAAATAGATACTTCTAAACGTGTTTTGAGCTGCAGTAGAATCAAAAAACACAAAACTATCGAGCCTCATTTTTAATTCCGCAGCCCTCAAATAATGTGTGAATTGATTCAATTGAGCCATTTTCTCGTAGGGCTTAACTCCCTTTAAGTGAATTCGATCTAATAATTTTTTCTTTAGCTCATTGTTATTCGACAAAAAAATCTGAGCACTTGCGTTTCCAAAAACAATTAAGGTCAGGACTAAAATTTTTAAAGTTAGCTTCATGATTGTAATTTTAATTGATCATTAATACTATAAGTATACTTTCATTAAATGTATTAATCTATGATACTAGTCAACTAGAAGCGTGATATTTATCAGGCAAAAATTCGTTTATAATGGAATTAATTCCATAGAGAACTCAAATCGATAATTTAATAGAATGGCATCCCATTTATTTACTTATTCCTTCATTGGGCAAGTAAGAATAGGATTAAATTAAAAATCCCCTTACTCGCAAGAATAAGAGGATTTAGAAAGTTGAGGTCGAGAGCGGACTTGATTATATATTTGTAAATCAATTATTTATAAATTATTACTTGATTAGGTGTATATATAGGTGTACAAATATTTTATTTAAACAATAGAGAATATATTAATCAAAAACTTTTAATTGGCCCAGATGGAATTTTTTTTTATAATAATTGAAGTCAGACTAAGATGATAATTGGATCAAGACATTTAAGATAACATTGTCTTAATAATATATTTTAGACCGATACTAACGTCTCAACTTGTATATATTTAATATAATTCATGCTAAAATAGAGAATCATATTTATAAGGAGGTTTGTGTTAAATTACGCTTTAGGAATTATTGTACTGACTTATACTAATAATAACAGCCAAGACTATTGTATCCTATGAAATTCACTTTCAAGAAAAATGATCTTCGTGATGTGAATGGCTATAGTGCATATTTAGATGAACATCGGTAAGGCATGCATACATAATATATCACTACCCGCCACCCCTTACTCTAAAATGATATGGCATCCCACCTTTATTAAGTCCTAGAATTATTGACTAAATAGATGTTATTGCGATACTCAAGTTTAGATTTGATTTTGAAATTCAATAACATACATATTATCAAAATGGAAATTAAACGGTCCAATCTTGATAAAAAAAGAATAAATCTGAAAATATTAATATAACTGGATTTCAAAATAAGTAGGAGATAGAACATATTATTAGTGGAATTTAATTACTAAGTATTGGTTATTAATTAAAACTACATATATTTACAAACCAAAATGTTGGTAAATTCTATTGTATGAAATTAAGATTTTGGTTGTATAGATGTAGTCTTTATAGGAGGAAGACTTAATATTGCCTAAGTTAAATTGAAGATAAAGTTCCTTTTACCGTATTCAAATGGAATAAATAACGAATTGTTAACCCAGTGGTAAGCAATTATTTATTGGAAGTAAACGCAACTTTTATGTAAAACATGTGTATATCGAAATGTTATGTGCGAAACTCAATTAAAAAAAAGTATGTATCAGAATTTCGTAAAATCAATTAAAAGGTTATTAAAATATTTTAAAAATATATTTTCTATTAATGTGGATACTTTTGTAGCAACTAAATATTTGCCAAATAGTGAAATAGTAAAAAATTTTAAAATTGAAAATAGTTCTTTCTTCCCAATTCATAATTTGACAAAAAAAATGAATTACAAAGAGTATCTAATTGTTAAAAGAGATGGAACAATATTGAGAAGAATATTTTTGAATGTTTTCGACCCAAGACTTCGAGAACAACTAATTTTTATTCATTACATAACTAGACGAACGAAATTCTTTGCAGATTCTCCAATCGGTTTTAATATAATATCAAGAGACGACCCCTGGGATTATAAAATCGAATTAAGTACAAATGAAAATTTAAACATTGAAATAACTTCAATTTCCGATAATCATTGGAATTTTGAAATGCTTAAAAGCGAGGAGAGGTTGGGTTTACAAAGTAACAAAAATGAAATTCCTTTTCATGAGCTGAAGAAACTAAACAAATTATTTCCTGATCAAAATGTAGATTCTTTGATCAAAGATTATGAGAAACAAAATATTGCGAAAACCGCTATAGTTCCTAATCCATTTTACGAAAAAAGTACTTTAACATTGGGGAGAATTGATTATCCTAAAAATAAACTAAGTATAATCATAGACAACGTGATAATAGAAAAGGAAAAAAAGAAACATTCAGACAAAATAAATTCAGTTCTCATAATTGACAATAGAACATTTACAATGGAAATAGATGACTTTAGAAATGCTTTCGAGGAATTAGGTAATCGATTCCAAGAGTCACCCTTCAAGGAAATATGGTTGTATACAGGTTATTACTCCGCAAATGATGGCAATGAAGCCGAGTACAATTTCATACCGCTGAAAATATCGAAAGTACAAGAAAAGAAACTTTTAAAAATGGTGAATGAGATAGGTAACAAAAAAAATGGAATTATTTATACTTGAAACATAGCAAATACTAAGCGATGACAATGTCAACTAGACTATCCACGCTGCAGCCATCAATCGCATCATCCTTATGAACGATACTAAATATAAAATATGAATAACCAATCTTTCGACATACCTTTTATCATTGATAAAATTATTCTAATTGAATCATTAAATGGTATTCATAAAAGTACAGCTGAAGATCTTTATAAAAACATTTTACTATCCCAATTTGATGATATAAACCCAATATATGAATCCATTGAATCAAAAGATGATTTAATTAACCTGTTAATAAAAATTGATTCATGCATCACTCAGAATAAATTCCATCCATTGATTCATATTGAGGCACATGGACTTGATTCGGAATTAGGCCTAAGCCTTAATAGTAGTGAATCAATCACATGGGAAGAATTAAAACCATATTTAAGAAGAATAAATATTTCTTGTTGTAACAATCTAGTTTTGTGCATTTCGGCATGTAATTCAATAAACATAGTTAAAGAATTGGTTACCGCATTTTATGATAATGACAGATATGAATCGCCATTTTTTGGATTTGTCAGTCCGATCGGAAGGGTAACTTGGGAAGAACTATATATGCAATATTCTGTTTTTTATAAGAGTTTATCTAAAGAAAAGAACTTCAACATGGCTGTTACAGAAATGAATAAAGGATTTACTAGTAAATTTAGTTATTATTCATGTTATCAAGCCTTTCTTATAATTATTAAGAAATTTGCAAATACTTTCATAAAGGACAGAGTCCTAAACATACAAAAGGATTTCTCTGTATTAGATGAGTGTTGCGAAATGTACAATTACACTTATAATCAACAATGCGATCATAATGCTATATTTCAAATATTTACAGATGAACAATTCTATATAGATTATCTGAATAAGCGTATGGCAGATTACTTAATATTTAAAAATTGTTATGAGGATCATCATCGATTTCCTAAAATAAAAAGTTTAGAGAATTTTGAAAAATCTGTGCCATCAAAAATGCTTATCGAAAAGCACCGCATATAACATGGCATAGACACTACACCGCCAAGCATCAAAAATCATTCACTTTTAATTTTTTCCGTTAATGATAAATTATTTTTTTATTTTTGGCTGCAAATGGTTTGGCGGTGCAGCGGCAATGCCAAGTCCGTTATAGCCAATGGTAGGAAGACCGTACAACTTGACAAAGACTATATAAAATGGTGGAAGGGAAATGATTTTGAAAAATATTTTCATGATAAAAAGATACAAACCAGTTAAAGAAGAACAACAGGTTGAAGTAAATCGTCTACAAGAATTAAAACAGTTGAAGAATTTAGCGAATACTTATTTGGACTTTTATTTGGAACGACAAAAATTTCCAGAGAAGAAATGGGAAAAAGATTTATCAAATAGAAATATTGCATTACTAAAAGCGACAATCAACAAATTAAACAAACTCCAACACGATGATAAGATTGCAGAATATTTGGAAGCTATAAGACCAACACCTCCTTTAAGTCCCAATGCAACCGAAGAAGAATACAAGGAAGCATTTGAAAAACATTCAAGGAATATTGCAATTACTTTCGGGCAGGGCACAAATCTATTCATATTGATGGAAATTAATAGATGCAGCCCCCGGCTCAGTTACTTTAATGATTTGACTTGGTTTAAGCATGGTAACATTCGTGAACATCTTGATTACGGAATAGGGAAAGTAGATGAAACAGTTTTTGAAAAGTATTTGCCTTATCAAGTAAATAGCATTATTGAAACTAAAAAATCTTTTTTCACCAAATCTTGTTTCAAAGATGACTTAATTCTTTTGGACGCAGTGCTTCCACTGATTGAGGAAGAAAAATTTATTCCTTCCAATATTTTAATCATAGTATTGATTGAAGGACTTGTCAGAAAATTTGCATTACTTGTTTATAAAAAGCAAAATCCTGAAATTTCTGATTCCGATTCAGAAGCATTTGCTTACATCAAAAATCGTTCTCTTGAAGGGCTGATTAAAAATCGTGAGTGGAAAAAAGATATTCCTTTTTCTTACTCGAAGTTTGTAACTGAATATGCTCATACTGATAGCCCAACTTTAACTAATTTTGAAGAAAAATTTAAGAATCACAAATTGGCGAATGAAAGAATTGAGAAAAAACTATCCGAGTTTCATGTAATACTTTCTCAACATATTGATAACCCTACTCTATCAGAGGAAGAATTCAAAGCAGTCGGACTAAAACATCTTGACGGGTTAAAAGTTGAATCAAACTACTTAATGAATGAAGATGATAAAACGGTTCTGATTGGTATTGATGTTTACTTGGATTTTCTTGCAAAGAAATTTAAAGAGGACAGGAACAGTATCATTCACGGAAAATATTCTTTCTTCAAAGAGAAATGGAAAACTTTGGTTTATTTGACAGCCTTACAAACTCTAATTGAAAAAATAAATTGGTATGAAAAGAATGTTTCATCATCCAACGCTTAAAAAAATAAAAAATAAGTAACAAATAGAAGACACTCAATGACATTAAAACTCAATACTGACTAAGGTGGACAAAAACGGTGGACAAAAACCACTGGCTATAACAGCACCCAAAAGGTGGGGTTTATACCCGTAATTTCAAAAGGTGGGCAGCTAAAAGTTGAACTCCACCAAACAGGACAACATGCCACTGATATATATCTAACGGGACCTGCGAATCAAGTTTTTTCAGGATTTTATAAATTGTAATTCAATATACAAATACCTGCCGAAATTCGAAAGTTAACGCAATAAAGTAAACTCACCAACTTTCTGATGCTCTCCCTTCCGATCTGCCCAGAATAATTGGAAGACATAAATACTAGGAAGCATTTCCCTTCCATTCACTGTACCATTCCAAGCTGGAATGGATGAATGTGATATATCATGAGTCCAATGATAAACTCGTTGGCCCCAACGGTCAAAGATATCAAGTTTCATTAATTTAATACCTTGGTTGGATGGAATCGGTTGCCAGACATCATTTGTATTATCACCGTTAGGACTAAAAATGCTTGGAAAGAAGATGCGGTCTTCATTTTGGTCAAATACATTGATGACAATCGAGTCTATTGTAATACAACCATGTGAATCTATAATCTCGAGATAATAAGTCATACTTGAGTTAGAAGTTAGAACAGGATTTCTGCAATCGCTACAGGATAGATCATCAGATGGATGCCAGTTGTACTTTAAATCTCCAGAAATTGAACCTGGATCAAGTACGAAAGTCATCCCCTTTTCTATAGTTAATTCAGGGATCAAATCAATATTTATCTCTGGATACACAACTAATGTATAATTAAAGATACTATCACAAGCACCAGTGGTCGA harbors:
- a CDS encoding right-handed parallel beta-helix repeat-containing protein; translation: MKYYAISFILIFTIPISSYAMKYNITSFGAIGDGVTLNTKAIQNAIDQAYADGGGVVVIPAGKFVSGSIILKSGISLHLEKRAILLGSINISDYIKLNRWKALIMADGVTNISITGKGTIDGRGDQLALHIDSLFYAGKIDSHNYYLAERRSWAELRPQIIEFNRCSHIKVLDVLIKNAACWVQTYEKCNNIIIDNIRVESDAYWNNDGIDIVDCQHVRITNCKINSSDDGICIKSEDFSLSQICDNIYIADCTIRSSSCAVKFGTSLVSGARNVVIKNIKVYDTYRSAIAIECTQGGFIENVLVENIVAKNTGNAIFIRIGKIRGAPTAGPLRNVIIRNIKVTVPFNKPDMAYNIRGPELPYFHNVFPSSITGNPGVYVENVILENIKIIYPGRGLKAYANIPLYRIKDVPELETSYPEFSMFGELPAWGFYVRHVKGLTFKNINLSIKDPDYRPAMVFDDTHQLRIESLKVIGDNKPNPIFYKDTSKVECINLKVQLKK
- a CDS encoding T9SS type A sorting domain-containing protein gives rise to the protein MKLTLKILVLTLIVFGNASAQIFLSNNNELKKKLLDRIHLKGVKPYEKMAQLNQFTHYLRAAELKMRLDSFVFFDSTAAQNTFRSIYFYDAKQRNTVLNFYLWDNLNKKWMGFIHAVFYYNTKNQIIETQSGDWNSQTNSFDINSKVLNEYNSKGILVKDSSYIFDSGIWSLDEKSEYTIINDKVAVAVVSDHDGMSWVNYSKNVYQYDGSGNLIEDLNFDWDASLETWNEDDKTIFIYNLSNKLIEQTRYSWDFNASTFINDSRIQTTYDAFGLKTSQLELDWDRQNSTWLNVELFEVSYSQAKNPTKILIYSWSKTKQAWVNINLFLNNFDESVKGSQLILPVLDIFYLLFQFDAFSNGRPLAVAYYEQKKATGEWGSRNLISFHYSQHEVNRLSDIKKNTLKIYPNPIIEELICESEIENGYYTIISIEGLKIASGTYVNGEIISVSKIPAGMYTLLLQDSQKHTYQRSFIKL